CGCCGGCTCGATCGCTACGGGCCGGTCCAGGGCGAGCCGGTCGTTCTGGAGGCCGTGCGGCGGGAGCTCAGCGAGGAACGCGGCCTGGATCTGGAGGGCAGCGAGCTGCTGATCACCGCCGGCAGCAACATGGCCTTCAACGCCATCGCCCAGGTGCTCTGCGACCCCGGCGACGAGGTGCTGCTACCGCTGCCGTTCTATTTCAACCACGCCATGGCGATCCGCCTGGCCGGTGGCGTGCCCGTGCCGGTGGCGGCGGGGCTGGTGCCCGACCCCGACCGGCTGGCGGCAGCGATCACCTCCCGCAGTCGCGCCATCGTGACGATCTCCCCCAACAACCCCAGCGGTCTGGTGACCCCGCCGGAGGTGCTGGCGGCGATCAACAGCCTCTGCCACCGCCATGGGCTGGTGCATGTGAGCGACGAGGCCTACGCCGATTTCGTCCACGGCTCGGTGCCCCACCGGAGTCCTGGCCGCTTGCCGGGCAGCGGCGGTCACACGGTGTCCCTGTTCTCCCTGTCCAAGGCCTACGGCATGGCGGGCTGGCGGGTGGGCTACGCGGCGGTTCCCCGCCAGCTGATGGGTGCCCTGGCCAAGGTTCAGGACACGGTGCTGATCTGCCCGCCCCAGGTGAGCCAGCGGGCGGCGCTGGCGGCCCTGGAGGCCGGACCCGCCTGGAGCCGCCCCCATGTCGAGGCCCTCGGCCAGCGGCGCCGGCAGATGCTCGCTGCGGTGGCGGCGGCCCGGGAGGGCGGCCTGGCGGTGGAGCTGCTGGGCCCGCCGGATGGTGCCTTCTATGGCCTGCTGCGGTTCCCCTGTGCACGGGATGGGGAGTCATTGATGCGCCACCTGGTGCTGGGGCACGGGGTGGCGGCCCTGCCCGGCGACAGCTTCGGGCTGCCGCCGGCCGGGGGCCTGGGCCTGCTGCGGCTCAGCTACGGCATGCTGGAAGCCCCTGACCTGGACAAGGCCCTGCGGCGCCTCTTCCAGGCGCTCGCCGCTCTGGACGCCTAGGCCCTCCAGAGGCCTGCCCTGGTTCAGGGGGTCGCGCTGAGCGTTTTGCTTTCGCCCGCGGCAGCCAGCATCCAGAGAGCCGTGCCGTCCGGCCAAAGCAGCAGCAGCTTGCCGCCGGAGAGGACGGCGAGGGGATCACTGAAGGGCAGCCCGGCGGCGCGCACCTTGGCCAGGGGCAAGCGCCGCCATTCCAGGCCGTCCGCCGGCACGACCATCCCATCTGGAGACTCCCGTGTGGCCGATGCCTGCTCCCACAGACCCGCCAGGGCCGTGGCCTCGGACGCCTCAAGGGGCCGTGCCTGCAGGGCCAGGGCAAGCAGCGTGGTGGACGCGGTTGCTTCCGCGCCGGCCCTCGAGAGGGGACGGTCCTGGGCGGCCCCCCGCTCCGCCGCCGAGGCCGTCGCCACCCGGTCCTGGCTCCGGCCCCTGTGGGCGTCGGTGCCACGCCGGTGGCTGGCCGACCCGGCGCGGGGTCCGGCCGGCAGATCCGTCGGTGGCGGCGGCGGCAGGGAGCTGAGCGAAGGCAGGGCCAGCAGCGGCAAGGACGGCTCCCTGGACTGCTGGCGGCTGAAGCGCAGCAACTCGGGGGTGTCGTCAGCTGGGATGGCGGCTCTGCTGGCCAGCGGACGCTGGGAGGGCCGCAACGCCGGCAGCAGCAGCAGCCCGTTCAGGGCCAGGGCCACCAGCAAAGGGAGCTGGAGACGGTGCCAACGGAGGAAGGACAGGCTGGCTTTCATGGCAGT
Above is a window of Cyanobium sp. AMD-g DNA encoding:
- a CDS encoding aminotransferase class I/II-fold pyridoxal phosphate-dependent enzyme yields the protein MGEALPRAAGRMAAVADPVIAQVGALMRQRPQALSLAQGMVAWAPPPGVGRAVALALAETDRRLDRYGPVQGEPVVLEAVRRELSEERGLDLEGSELLITAGSNMAFNAIAQVLCDPGDEVLLPLPFYFNHAMAIRLAGGVPVPVAAGLVPDPDRLAAAITSRSRAIVTISPNNPSGLVTPPEVLAAINSLCHRHGLVHVSDEAYADFVHGSVPHRSPGRLPGSGGHTVSLFSLSKAYGMAGWRVGYAAVPRQLMGALAKVQDTVLICPPQVSQRAALAALEAGPAWSRPHVEALGQRRRQMLAAVAAAREGGLAVELLGPPDGAFYGLLRFPCARDGESLMRHLVLGHGVAALPGDSFGLPPAGGLGLLRLSYGMLEAPDLDKALRRLFQALAALDA